In the Ruminococcus sp. OA3 genome, one interval contains:
- the thiE gene encoding thiamine phosphate synthase, whose amino-acid sequence MRKHNIDYTLYLCTDRELMSTETLEEAVEKAIKGGCTVIQLREKDCSSMEFYRTAMNIREITRRYQVPLIINDRVDIALAVDADGVHVGQSDLPARVVRSIIGEDKIVGVSAARLSEAEQAVRDGADYLGVGAMYPTDTKTDARPVTMEELRSIRGAVDLPIVVIGGINQKTVHHFKGTGINGLAVVSAIIAAEDIEQAARDMVSMFRE is encoded by the coding sequence TTGAGGAAGCATAATATTGATTATACTTTGTACCTGTGTACAGATCGGGAACTGATGAGTACGGAAACGCTGGAAGAGGCGGTGGAGAAAGCGATAAAAGGCGGATGCACCGTGATTCAGCTCAGGGAAAAGGATTGTTCATCCATGGAGTTTTACCGGACGGCAATGAACATCCGTGAGATCACCAGAAGATATCAGGTACCGCTGATCATCAATGACCGTGTGGACATTGCGCTGGCTGTCGATGCAGACGGCGTACATGTCGGACAGAGTGACCTTCCTGCCAGGGTTGTGCGCAGTATCATCGGTGAGGATAAGATTGTCGGCGTATCCGCCGCCAGGCTCTCTGAAGCGGAACAGGCTGTGAGAGACGGTGCAGATTACCTGGGTGTGGGAGCAATGTATCCTACGGATACCAAGACAGATGCACGTCCTGTTACGATGGAAGAACTGAGGAGCATCCGCGGTGCCGTTGACTTGCCGATTGTTGTCATCGGGGGGATCAATCAGAAAACCGTGCATCATTTTAAAGGTACCGGAATCAACGGACTGGCGGTCGTATCTGCTATTATCGCTGCAGAAGATATAGAACAGGCTGCCAGAGACATGGTGTCGATGTTCAGGGAGTAG
- a CDS encoding HAD family phosphatase, whose product MKEFKAAIFDLDGTLLDSMGVWETVDIEFLGKRNLSLPGDYLETITPMGFEAAADYTVKRFGLKEEPEAIIQEWYSMAKDAYRNTVGLKPYVREYLRVLKERGIRIAAATSSDNELFGPALLNNGIDGYFEHIVTVRDVKRGKGYPDIYEEAAFRLDVKPEECAVFEDILKGIEGARAGGFFAVGVYDRYSEYEKDAMIALADRYIYDFGEMMEGEHKI is encoded by the coding sequence ATGAAAGAGTTTAAAGCGGCAATATTTGACCTGGACGGAACACTTCTGGATTCAATGGGGGTCTGGGAAACGGTTGATATCGAATTTTTAGGAAAACGGAATCTCTCCCTGCCTGGGGATTACCTGGAAACGATCACACCCATGGGATTTGAGGCGGCCGCCGATTATACGGTGAAACGTTTCGGATTAAAGGAAGAGCCGGAAGCGATCATACAGGAGTGGTACTCCATGGCGAAGGATGCCTACCGAAATACCGTTGGGTTGAAGCCGTATGTCCGGGAATATCTCAGGGTGCTGAAAGAAAGGGGGATTCGGATCGCGGCGGCGACATCGTCGGATAATGAGCTGTTTGGACCGGCACTTCTCAATAATGGAATTGACGGGTACTTTGAACACATCGTTACGGTCCGGGATGTAAAACGGGGAAAGGGTTATCCGGATATATATGAGGAGGCAGCTTTTAGACTGGATGTAAAACCGGAGGAATGTGCCGTGTTTGAGGATATTTTAAAAGGAATCGAAGGTGCCAGGGCGGGCGGATTTTTTGCAGTCGGAGTATATGACCGGTACTCAGAATACGAAAAGGATGCCATGATAGCGCTTGCTGACCGGTATATCTATGACTTTGGGGAAATGATGGAAGGAGAACATAAAATCTGA
- the thiD gene encoding bifunctional hydroxymethylpyrimidine kinase/phosphomethylpyrimidine kinase, with translation MKTVLTIAGSDSSGGAGIQADIKTVTAHGLYAMSAITALTAQNTTGVYGIMEVTPEFLANQLDCIFKDIYPDAVKIGMVSSAALIEVIADKLNEYRAHHIVADPVMVSTSGSRLLAEDASETLIHTLIPLAEVITPNIPEAEVLCGMEIKSAADMEKAAVKIADFTKGAVLIKGGHDLNDANDLLYADGSFEWLNGERISNPNTHGTGCTLSSAIACGLAKGDTLTDSVKSAKTYISGALRANLNLGRGSGPLNHMFKI, from the coding sequence ATGAAAACAGTATTGACGATTGCGGGCAGTGATTCGAGCGGAGGCGCCGGTATTCAGGCGGATATCAAGACAGTTACGGCGCACGGACTGTATGCCATGAGTGCGATCACGGCGCTGACGGCACAGAATACTACGGGAGTCTATGGCATAATGGAAGTGACGCCGGAATTTCTGGCTAATCAGCTGGACTGTATTTTTAAAGATATTTATCCGGATGCCGTAAAGATCGGGATGGTATCTTCGGCGGCCCTGATCGAGGTGATTGCAGATAAATTAAACGAATACAGGGCACACCATATTGTGGCGGATCCCGTGATGGTATCAACGAGTGGAAGCCGGCTGCTGGCTGAGGATGCCTCCGAGACTTTGATTCATACGCTGATACCGCTTGCAGAGGTGATTACACCGAATATACCGGAGGCGGAGGTACTCTGCGGGATGGAAATAAAATCAGCGGCAGATATGGAGAAAGCGGCTGTGAAAATAGCAGATTTCACAAAGGGAGCAGTGCTGATAAAAGGCGGTCATGACCTGAATGATGCCAATGACCTGCTGTATGCGGACGGCAGTTTTGAATGGCTGAATGGTGAGCGCATCAGCAATCCAAACACCCATGGAACAGGGTGTACACTGTCCTCTGCGATTGCGTGCGGTCTGGCAAAAGGGGACACGCTGACTGACAGTGTAAAATCTGCCAAGACATATATATCGGGGGCATTGCGCGCCAATCTCAACCTGGGGCGCGGCAGCGGTCCGCTCAATCACATGTTTAAAATCTGA
- the cytX gene encoding putative hydroxymethylpyrimidine transporter CytX yields the protein MEEKKTSTLGNGLIWFGAAVSIAEILTGTYIAPLGMQKGTAAILLGHVIGCLLFFLAGLIGGRTGKSAMETVKMSFGNRGALLFAVLNVLQLVGWTAIMIINGALATTVITGKLWGIDQAWIWCLAIGALIILWIAVGIKNISKLNYIAMGALFILTVILSTVVFKGTPAVSTEESLSFGAAVELSAAMPLSWLPLISDYTRDAKKPRQATVVSTLIYFAGSCWMYAIGMGAAIFTGETDISKILLQAGLGIAGVVILVVSTVTTTYLDAFSAGVSAESISRRLKEKPMAIGVAVIGILLAVFTPIQSFEGFLYLIGSVFAPMIAIQIADFFILKRKRDDCSADWVNLILWGTGFLGYRMFMKIDTPVGQTLPVMLIIIVLSVLVRKVGVFQKKTDGCV from the coding sequence GTGGAGGAAAAGAAAACATCGACGCTTGGCAATGGGCTGATCTGGTTCGGTGCTGCGGTGTCGATCGCTGAAATATTGACGGGTACCTATATTGCACCGCTGGGCATGCAGAAGGGAACAGCAGCTATCCTGCTCGGACATGTGATCGGGTGTCTGTTGTTCTTCCTTGCCGGACTCATCGGAGGCCGGACGGGAAAAAGTGCGATGGAGACTGTGAAAATGTCGTTCGGGAACAGAGGGGCGCTGCTGTTTGCTGTACTGAATGTGCTGCAGCTGGTGGGATGGACTGCCATCATGATCATCAACGGAGCACTGGCGACGACTGTTATCACAGGCAAGCTGTGGGGAATCGACCAGGCATGGATATGGTGTCTGGCAATCGGCGCATTGATTATCCTGTGGATCGCCGTGGGCATTAAAAATATCAGTAAGCTGAACTATATTGCCATGGGAGCATTGTTTATACTGACTGTCATTTTAAGCACGGTCGTATTCAAAGGTACACCAGCAGTATCCACAGAGGAAAGCCTGAGTTTCGGTGCGGCTGTAGAACTGAGTGCGGCGATGCCGCTGTCCTGGCTGCCCCTTATATCGGATTATACGCGGGATGCAAAAAAACCACGGCAGGCTACCGTGGTCAGTACGCTTATTTATTTTGCGGGGAGCTGCTGGATGTACGCCATAGGAATGGGAGCCGCTATTTTTACGGGGGAGACAGACATATCGAAGATTTTACTCCAGGCGGGGCTCGGAATTGCAGGTGTTGTCATTCTTGTGGTGTCAACGGTGACTACGACGTATCTCGATGCATTTTCTGCAGGTGTGAGCGCAGAGAGTATTTCGCGGAGACTAAAGGAAAAGCCGATGGCGATCGGTGTGGCGGTGATCGGTATATTGCTCGCAGTCTTTACTCCGATTCAAAGCTTCGAGGGTTTTCTTTATTTGATCGGATCTGTCTTCGCGCCTATGATAGCAATCCAGATTGCAGATTTTTTTATCCTGAAACGTAAGCGTGATGATTGCAGTGCAGATTGGGTGAATCTGATCCTCTGGGGTACAGGCTTTCTGGGCTACCGGATGTTTATGAAAATTGACACACCGGTCGGGCAGACGCTTCCTGTCATGCTGATCATCATCGTGTTAAGCGTTCTTGTGCGAAAGGTTGGTGTATTTCAGAAAAAGACTGACGGATGTGTTTAA
- a CDS encoding phosphatase: protein MKDVLDAHTHTIVSGHAYNTMTEMMQAAAEKNLELLAITDHAPAMPGSTHPYYFSNSDMIDREYYHEKFGKITRYLIGVELNILPGGDIDLGPKELAKMDVAIASIHPPCYPCGDIVENTRAYLRVMEHPYINIIGHPDDGRFPVHMEALVEGARKHGKVLELNNHSLDSRTTRRGARDIDRGMLLLCKKYGQPVIVNSDAHTDTEIGNHAAAFQLIEETGFPADLVLNTSVSLFLKYTNLSHKNA, encoded by the coding sequence ATGAAAGACGTATTAGACGCGCACACACACACCATCGTCAGCGGACACGCATACAACACCATGACAGAGATGATGCAGGCAGCTGCCGAAAAGAATCTCGAACTGCTTGCGATCACCGATCACGCCCCGGCAATGCCCGGCAGTACCCATCCGTATTATTTCAGTAATTCCGATATGATCGACCGGGAGTATTACCATGAAAAATTCGGCAAAATCACCCGGTACTTAATCGGCGTTGAGTTGAATATCCTGCCGGGAGGCGACATCGACCTCGGTCCAAAAGAACTGGCTAAAATGGATGTTGCCATCGCCAGTATCCACCCGCCATGCTATCCGTGTGGTGATATTGTCGAGAACACCCGCGCTTACCTGCGTGTAATGGAGCATCCATACATCAATATCATCGGTCATCCGGATGACGGCCGTTTTCCTGTACACATGGAAGCGCTGGTAGAGGGTGCCAGAAAACACGGCAAGGTTCTGGAGCTGAACAATCACTCCCTGGATTCAAGAACCACCCGCCGCGGCGCCCGTGATATCGACCGCGGGATGCTGCTGCTCTGCAAAAAATACGGCCAGCCGGTCATCGTCAACAGTGACGCCCATACGGATACTGAGATCGGCAATCACGCAGCTGCTTTTCAGCTGATTGAAGAAACCGGCTTTCCGGCAGATCTGGTATTAAACACATCCGTCAGTCTTTTTCTGAAATACACCAACCTTTCGCACAAGAACGCTTAA